The Musa acuminata AAA Group cultivar baxijiao chromosome BXJ2-5, Cavendish_Baxijiao_AAA, whole genome shotgun sequence genomic interval aatctttatttgTGTGATATATTATAAATACTTATTTAAATTCTAGTATGATATATTAAATGACTTATAGTATATTTTaacgttataatatttttgttaagaTATTGAAAATATCATAAAGATATTGAAGAATATGATAAATGATTGATTTGGTTTTAGGGGTCCATTTATATTCTTTTTATGgtgttttaaaataaattttataatattttttagattataaaaatattataatatatcaaattttgGTCTAATTGGGAGTGGTGATGAATATTTTTTGGTATTATCGAAAATAAGGTaccatttgaaatatatatatatatatatatatatattcaaatttaattatttttttcttctcaatTTTCCTAATTTCCAAATTTCCCTTCACACTGACTTCAATGCAGAGGTGGGGGCGGATTGAGACTGTTGGCGAGTTCTTATCAGCATCATCGGCTCCTTCTAACCCTAACGTGTCGAGAGAGACGGGAAGACGAAGAAGCCGATCTCTCCTCCTTCCGCCGGCCGATCAAACCCATCCATCAATCGGTCGATCGAATTGTTAATTGGAGGAGGATATGGTTTGCATACGGCAGGCGACGGTGGAGGATCTGCTGGCGATGCAGGCCTGCAATCTGCTGTGCCTGCCGGAGAACTACCAGATAAAGTACTACCTCTACCACATCCTCTCCTGGCCGCAGCTGCTCTTCGTGGCCGAGGACTACGGCGGCCGCATCGTCGGCTACGTTCTCGCCAAGATGGAGGAGGACGCCTCCGAGCCCTGCCACGGCCACATCACCTCCCTCGCCGTCCTCCGCACCCACCGCAAGCTCGGCATCGCCACCAAGCTCATGACCGCCGCCCAGAACGCCATGGAGTCCGTCTTCGGCGCCGAGTACGTCTCCCTCCACGTCCGCCGCAGCAACCGTGCCGCCCTCGTCCTCTACACCTCCACCCTCGGCTACCTCATCCACGACGTCGAGGCCAAGTACTACGCTGACGGCGAGGACGCTTATGACATGCGCAAACAATTCAAGGTTCGGCCTCATACCCACGGCCAtagtcaccaccaccaccaccaccatcaccgtGGAGGCTGCTGCTCAGTGGAGGCAAAGAATGCAGTTGCTGCAAGTGCAGGTACATCTGCTTCAGCTCCAGCTTCGGCCTCCGGGGAGTGAGAAACTTGCGGCTGAGGTAGTCTTGGACACTGTTTGCCTACTGATTTTGTTGACTGCTGATAGAGGTAATAAATTGTGCTTTATCTTTATCATGGATTGTGATTTGAAGACAAAGTTGGGGCTATAGCTTTGCTATGTATTTGACTCTTCAGACTATCATGTCTCTGTGGAGTTACTTAGCTTCCATTTGATTGTCGTAGAAATTGTCTTCTTTCCACCTACTTACTGTTGGTTTGGTGGTTTATTAGGATCATTGCATCTTTTTTGCTGCAGATGACTTTGTGATGTATTGACTGAATTAGGAGCTGATAGATGGATATGTGTCATTTACGGTGTCAAAAGAATGAATTTGCACTAGAAATTGTCTGCATCGGTAGGGGATTACACTTGACTTTATAGAGAATTCATGGTGTCATTTGGCTGAATTTGCACCAGAATGAACTTATGGTGATAAAAGAATGAATTTGCACCTAGAGATTGTCTGCATTGGGAGAGATCACACTTATCTTTATAGAGAATTTATGGTGTCATTTGGCTGAATTTTCACTAGAATGAATATATGGTGTCAAAACAATGAATTTGCACCTAGAAATTGTCTGCATTGGTAGGGGATTACACTTATTGTTATAGAGAATTTATGGTGTCATTTGGAAGAATTTGATCTAGAATGAATTTATGCTGTTTTTTAATTGGAAagcatttttattacattaaatggTGTAAATGATGCTCACACATGGACTGAAACATTATGCAACAAGGCACTAATGATGTCTCAAAAGAGACTAATGTGTTTATGGTGTTAAAAGAATGACTTTTGCACTTTAAATTGTCTGCATTGGTAGGGTATTACACTGATCTTT includes:
- the LOC103983868 gene encoding N-terminal acetyltransferase A complex catalytic subunit NAA10-like, with the translated sequence MVCIRQATVEDLLAMQACNLLCLPENYQIKYYLYHILSWPQLLFVAEDYGGRIVGYVLAKMEEDASEPCHGHITSLAVLRTHRKLGIATKLMTAAQNAMESVFGAEYVSLHVRRSNRAALVLYTSTLGYLIHDVEAKYYADGEDAYDMRKQFKVRPHTHGHSHHHHHHHHRGGCCSVEAKNAVAASAGTSASAPASASGE